Proteins from a single region of Terriglobales bacterium:
- a CDS encoding tetratricopeptide repeat protein, protein MDRIAMLNEILAQNPNDAFARYGLAMEFSNSGDVDSALQEFHKLLAAHPDYTAGYFMAAQTLAKSNRAAEAKKMLSDGIVSASRTGNAHARSEMEAMLAELEQVTP, encoded by the coding sequence GACCGCATAGCGATGCTTAACGAAATTCTTGCGCAGAATCCCAACGACGCCTTTGCGCGCTATGGGCTTGCCATGGAGTTCTCCAACTCCGGCGATGTCGACAGCGCTTTGCAAGAATTTCACAAATTGCTGGCGGCCCATCCTGACTACACAGCCGGATACTTCATGGCAGCGCAGACGCTGGCAAAATCAAATCGCGCGGCGGAAGCGAAAAAGATGTTATCGGACGGAATTGTTTCCGCTTCGCGAACTGGCAACGCTCACGCGCGATCTGAAATGGAAGCCATGCTGGCCGAACTTGAGCAGGTCACTCCGTAG